The Helianthus annuus cultivar XRQ/B chromosome 16, HanXRQr2.0-SUNRISE, whole genome shotgun sequence genome includes a window with the following:
- the LOC110915637 gene encoding cyclin-U4-1 produces MADLESPTVMNNIITFLSSLLQRVAESNDLNPRFHPQKISAFHGLTRPTISIQSYLERIFKYANCSPSCYVVAYVYLDRFTQQQPALSINSFNVHRLLITGVMVAAKFMDDLYYNNAYYAKVGGISTTEMNFLEVDFLFGLGFQLNVNPTTFHTYFSHLQREMLLIQPPLDHHNLNLSPSSSSSSLSSSPSSSYKSISTKLLHYEDDHQQHQEVAAV; encoded by the exons ATGGCGGATTTAGAATCTCCCACAGTCATGAACAACATAATCACATTCTTATCATCTCTGCTTCAACGAGTAGCCGAATCCAACGATCTCAACCCTCGCTTCCACCCGCAGAAGATCTCCGCCTTCCACGGCCTCACCAGACCTACTATCTCGATTCAGAGCTATTTAGAGAGGATTTTCAAGTACGCGAATTGTAGTCCTTCGTGTTATGTCGTTGCGTATGTGTATCTCGATCGGTTTACTCAGCAGCAGCCTGCGTTGAGTATAAACTCGTTTAATGTTCATCGGTTGTTGATTACTGGTGTTATGGTTGCTGCGAAGTTCATGGATGATTT GTACTATAATAATGCATATTATGCAAAAGTAGGAGGAATTAGCACAACTGAAATGAATTTTCTTGAAGTGGATTTCTTGTTTGGGTTAGGGTTTCAACTGAATGTCAACCCCACAACTTTCCACACCTATTTCTCACATCTCCAAAGAGAAATGTTGCTTATTCAACCACCATTAGATCACCATAATCTTAACTTAtcaccatcttcatcttcatcatcgttGTCGTCATCGCCGTCATCATCATATAAATCAATATCAACAAAGCTTCTTCATTATGAGGATGATCATCAACAACACCAAGAAGTGGCTGCagtataa